One Gemella haemolysans ATCC 10379 DNA segment encodes these proteins:
- the gatB gene encoding Asp-tRNA(Asn)/Glu-tRNA(Gln) amidotransferase subunit GatB — MHFETVIGLEVHVELKTDSKIFSPSPAHFGAEPNTNTNVIDLGYPGVLPVVNKRAVEWGMKAAMALNMTVARESKFDRKNYFYPDNPKAYQISQFDQPIGENGWIDIEVNGETKRIGITRAHLEEDAGKLTHKNGYSLVDLNRQGTPLIEIVSEPDIRTPEEAYAYLEKLRSIIQYIEVSDVKMEEGSMRCDANISIRPYGQDEFGTKTELKNLNSFTFVKKGLEYEEKRQEQVILSGGVINQETRRFDETTGTTKLMRVKEGSDDYRYFPEPDIVPMIISDEWMEEVRKTIPELPDARQRRYQEELGLPAYDAHVLTLTKEMSDMFEETVALGADPKLASNYLMVDVNAYLNKVQQELKDTALTAEGLAGMIKLITDGTISSKIAKKVFAELIEHGGDAAQIVKEKGLVQVSDSGQLLAWVNEALDNNPKSIEDYKNGRDRAIGFLVGQIMKASKGQANPQMINKMLLEEIAKR, encoded by the coding sequence ATGCATTTTGAAACAGTAATTGGACTAGAAGTCCATGTAGAATTAAAAACAGATTCAAAAATATTCTCACCATCTCCAGCTCACTTTGGTGCAGAACCAAACACTAACACAAACGTTATCGACTTAGGATACCCAGGGGTACTTCCAGTAGTAAACAAAAGAGCGGTAGAATGGGGAATGAAAGCAGCAATGGCGCTTAACATGACAGTAGCTCGCGAGTCAAAATTCGATAGAAAAAACTACTTCTATCCAGATAATCCGAAAGCATACCAAATCTCACAATTTGATCAACCTATCGGGGAAAACGGATGGATTGATATCGAAGTAAACGGAGAAACTAAACGTATCGGTATTACACGTGCTCACCTTGAAGAAGATGCTGGTAAATTAACTCACAAAAATGGTTACTCACTAGTTGACCTTAACCGTCAAGGTACACCACTTATTGAGATCGTATCTGAGCCAGATATCAGAACTCCAGAAGAAGCATATGCTTACTTAGAAAAATTACGTTCAATCATTCAATATATCGAAGTATCTGACGTTAAGATGGAAGAAGGATCAATGCGTTGTGACGCGAACATATCTATCCGTCCTTACGGTCAAGATGAATTCGGTACAAAAACTGAGCTAAAAAACTTAAACTCATTCACTTTCGTTAAAAAAGGTTTAGAGTACGAAGAAAAACGTCAAGAACAAGTTATTCTTTCAGGTGGAGTAATCAATCAAGAAACTCGTCGTTTCGATGAAACAACAGGAACAACTAAACTTATGCGTGTTAAAGAAGGTTCAGACGATTACCGTTACTTCCCAGAGCCAGATATCGTACCTATGATCATCTCTGATGAATGGATGGAAGAAGTAAGAAAAACTATTCCAGAACTTCCAGATGCTCGTCAAAGAAGATACCAAGAAGAACTTGGTTTACCAGCATACGATGCACACGTTCTTACATTAACTAAAGAAATGTCAGACATGTTCGAAGAAACTGTAGCTTTAGGAGCAGATCCAAAATTAGCATCTAACTACTTAATGGTAGATGTAAATGCATACTTAAACAAAGTTCAACAAGAACTTAAAGACACAGCATTAACTGCAGAAGGTTTAGCAGGAATGATTAAATTAATCACTGACGGAACAATCTCAAGTAAAATCGCTAAAAAAGTATTTGCAGAACTTATCGAACACGGTGGAGATGCTGCACAAATCGTTAAAGAAAAAGGTCTTGTACAAGTATCAGATAGTGGACAATTATTAGCTTGGGTAAACGAAGCATTAGATAACAATCCAAAATCTATCGAAGACTACAAAAATGGTCGTGACCGTGCGATTGGTTTCTTAGTAGGTCAAATCATGAAAGCCTCAAAAGGACAAGCCAACCCACAAATGATCAACAAAATGTTATTAGAAGAAATCGCAAAACGATAA
- a CDS encoding Fic family protein has translation MTEDPFKEYLIQSEPSKREKGYAWQTAIGLQEVDGLTPSQYLINTALRNIEGEITLEEADILLHSYYEENPELNKESRVEEADKVSVRIARILSEEAFTFSPTEYLAIHRKLFEGIYKHAGTIRTYNITKKEWVLDGETVIYGSASELVRTLEYNFEQEKKFKYNGLSTNEIIEHLSEFISRLWQIHVFEEGNTRTTAVFFIKYLRTLGFDVTNDIFAANSWYFRNSLVRANYRNLKKEIYSTFEFVELFLRNLLLDESTPLKNRELHINWIKEDREISTYNYNDKLENFSDKNKEYIKNLYDKFNFDSVFGRKEVMEVTKLKKSRASEIIKEMLVHELIEKVEGYGKGKYKFRIELNL, from the coding sequence ATGACTGAAGATCCGTTTAAAGAATATTTAATACAATCAGAACCTTCTAAGAGAGAAAAAGGTTATGCATGGCAGACAGCAATAGGTTTGCAGGAAGTTGATGGTTTAACTCCATCTCAATATTTAATTAATACAGCATTGAGAAACATAGAAGGTGAAATAACACTAGAAGAAGCCGACATACTGCTTCATTCATATTATGAAGAAAATCCAGAACTAAATAAAGAAAGTCGTGTAGAAGAAGCTGATAAAGTGTCTGTTCGAATAGCTAGAATCTTATCCGAAGAAGCTTTTACCTTTTCCCCAACGGAATATTTAGCTATTCATAGGAAGTTATTTGAAGGAATATATAAACATGCAGGGACAATCAGAACTTATAATATTACAAAAAAAGAATGGGTCTTAGACGGAGAAACAGTAATATACGGAAGTGCAAGTGAATTAGTTAGAACTCTAGAGTATAACTTTGAGCAAGAGAAAAAATTCAAGTATAATGGTTTATCAACGAATGAAATAATAGAACACTTATCAGAATTCATCTCAAGACTATGGCAAATCCATGTTTTTGAAGAAGGGAATACAAGAACAACAGCTGTATTTTTTATCAAATATCTAAGAACATTAGGTTTTGATGTAACAAATGATATATTCGCTGCTAACTCTTGGTATTTTAGAAATTCATTAGTTAGAGCAAACTACAGAAATTTAAAGAAAGAAATCTATTCAACATTTGAATTTGTAGAGTTATTTTTAAGAAATTTACTACTAGATGAAAGTACACCATTAAAAAATAGAGAATTACATATCAATTGGATAAAAGAAGATAGAGAGATTTCAACATATAATTATAACGATAAACTAGAAAACTTCTCTGATAAAAATAAGGAATATATTAAGAACCTTTATGATAAATTCAATTTTGATTCTGTATTTGGAAGAAAAGAAGTGATGGAAGTTACAAAACTAAAAAAATCAAGAGCATCAGAAATAATAAAAGAGATGCTAGTACACGAACTTATTGAAAAAGTAGAAGGGTATGGAAAAGGAAAATATAAATTTAGAATAGAGCTAAATTTATAG
- a CDS encoding alpha/beta hydrolase fold domain-containing protein — protein MGKFNKKVVSVASIAATLPALIGSYAGYQKLRYKRSAKAGLIELYLGNKYKKLRDIDETKRLEKQKEDKNEETVNVYEFDTKSKFYTRIVSDRQVWHLNSVNDSNSTIFYIHGGSYVHEFVDIQWAMADKIAQEADAEVIIPDYGLAPFYTYKDSYELLTKLYTDYVTENPDKDVYIMGDSAGGGLALGLVQDFVQNNIKLPKGLILLSPWVDLTMSNPDIQKYIKKDPLLHVDTLLADAKSWAGDADLSDWKVSPLYGEMKNLPEVLLFSGTRELLYPDIALLSEKLREANVKTEFEIGKNLNHVYPAFPIPEATKAISKIVEFVKSK, from the coding sequence ATGGGAAAATTTAATAAAAAAGTTGTTTCAGTAGCTTCAATTGCCGCAACATTACCTGCATTAATAGGTAGCTATGCAGGGTATCAGAAATTACGTTATAAACGTAGTGCAAAAGCTGGTTTAATCGAGTTATACCTTGGTAATAAATATAAGAAACTAAGAGATATCGATGAAACTAAGAGACTAGAAAAACAAAAAGAAGACAAAAACGAAGAAACTGTAAATGTATATGAATTTGATACTAAATCTAAATTCTATACTAGAATTGTTTCTGATAGACAGGTTTGGCATTTAAATAGTGTAAATGACTCTAATTCTACTATTTTCTATATTCATGGTGGTTCTTACGTTCATGAATTCGTAGATATTCAATGGGCGATGGCTGATAAAATTGCTCAAGAAGCTGATGCTGAGGTTATTATTCCTGATTACGGATTAGCTCCATTCTATACTTATAAAGATAGCTATGAACTACTAACAAAATTATATACAGACTACGTTACTGAGAATCCAGATAAAGATGTCTATATTATGGGAGATAGTGCTGGTGGTGGCTTAGCTCTAGGATTAGTTCAAGATTTTGTTCAAAATAATATTAAACTACCTAAAGGTCTTATTCTTCTAAGTCCATGGGTTGATTTAACAATGTCAAACCCTGATATTCAAAAATATATCAAAAAAGATCCTCTACTACATGTAGATACTCTACTAGCTGATGCTAAATCTTGGGCTGGTGATGCTGACTTATCAGATTGGAAAGTTTCTCCATTATATGGTGAGATGAAAAATCTACCAGAAGTATTGTTATTCTCAGGAACTCGTGAATTATTATATCCTGACATAGCATTATTATCTGAAAAACTTCGTGAAGCAAATGTTAAGACTGAATTCGAAATCGGTAAAAACTTAAACCACGTATACCCTGCCTTCCCAATACCAGAAGCAACAAAGGCTATTTCAAAAATAGTAGAGTTTGTGAAGAGTAAATAA
- a CDS encoding type II toxin-antitoxin system RelB/DinJ family antitoxin gives MSESKIVLTIDDELKNDAEDLFFNLGLNLETAISMFLTKAVNEGGIPFEVKQTKYVESPDFISSHFTIKSAVYEINEYIKDRFNEEPSFYLACENRGLTDDEASKLFILFSNNTEEIDQEEFTEKNIDNLVELSTIAFPALRRLSDEQLRDIVNAYITNYYLIR, from the coding sequence ATGAGTGAATCGAAAATTGTTTTAACCATTGATGATGAATTAAAAAATGATGCTGAAGATTTATTCTTTAATCTTGGATTAAATCTGGAAACTGCTATTAGCATGTTCCTTACAAAAGCTGTTAATGAAGGTGGAATACCTTTTGAAGTGAAACAAACAAAATATGTTGAAAGTCCTGATTTTATCTCTAGTCACTTCACTATTAAATCAGCTGTATATGAGATTAATGAATACATAAAAGATAGATTCAATGAAGAACCTTCATTTTATTTAGCATGTGAAAATAGAGGTCTTACAGATGATGAAGCTAGTAAATTATTCATTCTATTTTCTAATAATACTGAAGAGATTGATCAAGAAGAGTTCACAGAAAAAAATATTGATAACCTAGTAGAATTGTCTACAATCGCCTTCCCAGCATTAAGACGACTATCTGATGAACAACTGCGCGATATCGTGAATGCATATATCACAAACTACTATTTAATTAGATAG
- a CDS encoding DUF1828 domain-containing protein — MNGQQLKEEYVNYVRENTHFNLLAGESYEVVTPYTNTYGDGISFTIKYEGSHYIVTDDGFTIWELQLNGINLTNKTKRQQLLNSILNYNGFELSGNEIIKKAKRTTLGQTIHDMTQVLLNIYDLSALHPQNIQSHFLEDVKMYFDKSTEYNVFPDLSITGRSKLEHKFNYLMMSKGKYKLVQVHNKINKEKMDFILASWLDTTENRAKTYSRQEDLYIIISPEGYKDLKEEYKAAFKQYDINIINFENKRKLVSKLGA, encoded by the coding sequence ATGAATGGCCAACAACTTAAAGAAGAATATGTAAATTACGTAAGAGAAAATACACACTTTAATTTATTAGCAGGTGAAAGTTACGAGGTAGTAACACCATACACTAATACATATGGTGATGGAATTTCTTTTACTATAAAATATGAAGGTTCTCATTACATAGTGACAGACGATGGCTTTACTATTTGGGAACTACAATTAAATGGAATAAATTTAACCAATAAAACTAAAAGGCAACAACTACTAAACTCCATACTTAATTATAATGGATTTGAATTGTCAGGAAATGAAATTATAAAAAAAGCTAAACGTACCACATTAGGTCAAACTATTCATGATATGACCCAAGTTTTACTTAATATCTATGATTTATCTGCATTACATCCTCAAAATATCCAATCGCACTTTTTAGAAGATGTAAAAATGTATTTTGATAAAAGTACAGAGTATAATGTTTTTCCTGACTTATCAATAACTGGACGTTCTAAATTAGAACATAAATTTAACTATTTAATGATGTCAAAAGGGAAATATAAATTAGTTCAAGTACATAATAAAATTAACAAAGAAAAGATGGATTTCATTCTTGCTAGTTGGCTAGATACCACAGAAAATCGAGCTAAAACATACTCTCGTCAAGAAGATTTATATATAATTATTAGTCCAGAAGGCTATAAAGATTTAAAAGAAGAATATAAAGCTGCCTTCAAGCAATATGATATAAATATCATAAATTTTGAAAACAAAAGAAAATTAGTATCTAAACTAGGTGCTTAA
- a CDS encoding DUF6978 family protein, with protein MELQLTDSEAEKLLNMLKIIIENHKNTIKENENTQGDILIGSSSKEKFILSYKYSLRSKVFNLRETNYNHTLVRINLNSNFHKNADGSKVYGNRINIFSEQEFYDKNDGQTHCKTYPLPFKNIENTDDFLRTLDNLLIFSNIDKNNNLSIHIQGNLI; from the coding sequence ATGGAATTACAATTAACTGATTCTGAAGCAGAAAAGCTTTTAAATATGTTAAAAATCATAATAGAAAATCATAAAAATACTATTAAAGAGAATGAAAATACTCAAGGTGATATATTAATAGGTTCATCATCTAAAGAGAAATTCATTTTATCATATAAGTATTCTTTAAGAAGTAAGGTTTTTAATTTGCGTGAAACCAATTACAATCATACTTTAGTAAGAATAAATTTAAACTCCAATTTCCACAAAAATGCCGATGGTAGTAAGGTATACGGGAATAGGATAAATATCTTCTCCGAACAAGAGTTTTATGACAAAAACGATGGACAAACTCACTGTAAAACATATCCACTACCTTTTAAAAATATAGAAAATACCGATGATTTTTTGAGAACATTAGATAATTTACTAATTTTTTCTAATATAGATAAAAATAATAATCTATCTATACATATACAAGGAAATCTTATATAA
- a CDS encoding GNAT family N-acetyltransferase, producing MLKLKKINRNNIGEILKLEVFDNQKSFVATNNSSIIEAYIAITDNNDVFTFGIYKDDTPIGFLMIGFDVNLDDEGAPKIAKGNYNIWRLMVDKKFQGQGFGKKAMNLALEFINTFPCGTAKYCWLSYESDNNVARELYKSVGFVETDEKDGDEIVAILELK from the coding sequence ATGCTTAAATTGAAAAAGATTAATAGAAATAATATAGGGGAGATTCTGAAATTAGAGGTTTTTGATAATCAGAAAAGTTTTGTAGCTACAAATAATAGTAGTATCATAGAAGCGTATATAGCAATTACTGATAATAATGATGTATTTACATTTGGTATTTATAAAGATGATACACCTATTGGTTTTCTAATGATAGGTTTTGATGTGAATTTAGATGATGAAGGTGCTCCAAAAATAGCTAAAGGGAATTATAATATATGGCGACTTATGGTAGATAAGAAATTCCAAGGGCAAGGATTTGGTAAAAAAGCCATGAATTTAGCTTTAGAATTTATTAATACATTTCCTTGTGGAACAGCAAAATATTGCTGGTTATCTTATGAAAGTGATAATAATGTAGCACGCGAGCTCTATAAATCAGTTGGTTTTGTAGAAACTGATGAAAAAGATGGAGATGAGATAGTAGCTATTTTAGAATTAAAGTAG
- a CDS encoding LlaJI family restriction endonuclease — protein sequence MSENLMKSVYIKEQKRYLLSELSKLFNVNERKTKDFLKLLRSYGVLKIVSKSKDKKELSDIVDVDDEISDIDSDSENVYYYIFTFVGIMIVSGIVLKIYPKYIFKSDTPILQLKQILKVIEKQNKKEQFIKFHNESLENTSYNLLATILYLYNDYNEYGIYTTTQNIFEVNGNGEINWDKTINETFTLISNNKPFYPELITRKKIDDDNDYFKILHEVILTQCSKQLKKTGLLELFEFEELNLVEKKIDDLGDKDYILNKILKELNVQFNTRKQLLLKTMYAYISCESDLGTNSDFSLYGTNSFHVIWENVCSEVFNNMLNKKLSELRLPLKLKREYNGNHKLISIIEKPNWNNRHGEFESDTLIPDLISIYKDNNQEHKFIIFDAKYYTIKINGKSIIGQPGIESVTKQYLYQLAYKKFLEEHGFEKNNIRNCFLLPTENSEVEEFGSVSMEMLTTLGLEKIQVRLLPAEVIYSKYLKKTKFDINLLNL from the coding sequence ATGTCTGAAAATTTAATGAAGTCTGTATACATAAAAGAACAAAAAAGATATCTTCTTTCAGAGTTAAGTAAATTGTTTAATGTTAATGAGAGGAAAACTAAAGATTTCTTAAAACTTCTAAGAAGTTATGGTGTGTTGAAAATTGTATCTAAATCCAAAGATAAAAAAGAATTAAGCGATATTGTAGACGTTGATGATGAAATATCAGACATTGATTCAGATAGTGAAAATGTATATTACTATATTTTTACTTTTGTTGGTATTATGATAGTATCTGGAATAGTTTTGAAAATTTATCCGAAATATATATTTAAAAGTGATACACCTATATTACAATTAAAACAAATTTTAAAAGTGATAGAAAAACAAAATAAAAAGGAACAATTTATAAAATTCCATAATGAGAGTTTAGAAAATACATCGTATAATCTTCTTGCGACAATTCTATATTTATATAATGATTATAATGAATATGGAATCTATACAACAACGCAAAATATATTCGAAGTGAATGGAAATGGTGAAATAAATTGGGATAAAACTATTAATGAGACGTTTACTTTGATTAGTAATAATAAACCATTTTATCCTGAATTAATAACAAGAAAGAAAATCGATGATGATAATGACTATTTTAAAATACTTCATGAGGTAATTTTAACACAATGTTCTAAACAATTGAAAAAAACAGGTCTATTAGAATTATTTGAGTTTGAAGAATTAAATCTTGTAGAAAAGAAAATTGATGATTTAGGTGATAAAGATTATATTTTAAACAAAATATTAAAAGAATTAAATGTTCAATTTAATACAAGAAAACAATTATTATTGAAAACAATGTATGCGTATATATCTTGTGAATCTGACTTAGGAACTAATAGTGATTTTAGCTTATATGGTACAAATAGTTTCCATGTTATTTGGGAAAATGTTTGCTCAGAAGTGTTTAATAATATGCTGAACAAAAAACTAAGTGAATTGAGATTACCTTTAAAATTAAAACGAGAATATAATGGAAATCACAAGTTAATTTCTATAATTGAAAAACCAAATTGGAATAATAGACATGGAGAGTTTGAATCGGATACACTTATACCAGATTTAATAAGTATATATAAAGACAATAATCAAGAACATAAATTTATTATTTTTGATGCAAAATATTATACAATTAAAATAAATGGAAAATCTATAATAGGGCAACCAGGCATAGAATCAGTAACTAAACAATATTTATATCAGTTAGCATATAAGAAATTTTTAGAAGAACATGGATTTGAAAAGAATAATATACGAAATTGTTTCTTGCTGCCAACGGAAAATTCAGAAGTTGAAGAATTTGGTAGTGTAAGTATGGAGATGTTAACAACGCTAGGGTTAGAAAAAATTCAAGTAAGACTACTTCCTGCTGAAGTTATATATAGTAAATATTTAAAGAAAACAAAGTTTGATATAAACTTGTTGAATTTATAA
- a CDS encoding DUF5067 domain-containing protein, which translates to MKSKKLLTALMASSLLISGCSTMKEEKKENPVKNETDKDKVNSSSRDGQYTFKDGKVSMEDIDLKITKYKVIPVGAEGNEYGDSPVIAFWYDTTNKSGKDIINPMSAWFAAFPEGAIQDNDKNKVNKLQVAMHPDKTLVRDQSATIKKDGTVSGAVAYELTDLTTPVKLTAYKGVGGAELGSQEFTVK; encoded by the coding sequence ATGAAATCAAAAAAATTATTAACAGCATTAATGGCATCCAGCTTATTAATAAGTGGATGTTCAACAATGAAGGAAGAGAAGAAAGAAAATCCAGTAAAAAATGAAACTGATAAAGATAAAGTGAATTCTTCTAGCAGAGATGGTCAGTATACATTTAAAGATGGAAAAGTATCAATGGAAGATATTGATTTAAAAATCACTAAATATAAAGTTATACCAGTAGGAGCTGAAGGTAATGAATACGGAGATTCTCCAGTCATAGCCTTTTGGTATGATACTACTAACAAAAGTGGGAAAGATATAATTAATCCAATGAGTGCATGGTTTGCAGCATTCCCTGAAGGAGCGATTCAGGATAATGATAAGAACAAAGTTAATAAACTTCAAGTTGCTATGCATCCAGATAAAACATTAGTACGTGATCAATCAGCAACTATTAAAAAAGATGGAACAGTTTCTGGTGCTGTAGCTTATGAACTTACAGATCTAACTACACCGGTAAAACTAACTGCTTACAAAGGTGTAGGTGGAGCTGAACTAGGTAGTCAAGAATTTACAGTTAAATAA
- a CDS encoding MarR family winged helix-turn-helix transcriptional regulator, with product MNSKQFFYNFGKAMYHVDSFYDDFAKQSSISTTLLWVLYVLNDGNAHTQIEICKDWELPRTTVNTVVKEIEKNGYIDLIPIKGKKREMNIVLTNLGKAYAEDVLSELYEIEAKVYDMLDANEKQVASMLNKIAESLKESKEEKIDRKK from the coding sequence ATGAATTCAAAGCAATTTTTTTATAATTTTGGAAAAGCTATGTACCATGTAGATTCATTTTATGATGATTTTGCAAAACAAAGTAGCATCTCTACTACCTTGTTATGGGTGCTGTATGTCTTAAATGACGGAAATGCTCACACTCAAATTGAAATTTGTAAGGACTGGGAGCTACCACGAACTACGGTTAATACTGTAGTAAAAGAAATAGAAAAAAATGGATATATTGACTTGATTCCAATTAAAGGAAAAAAGCGTGAAATGAATATAGTCCTGACAAATCTAGGAAAGGCATATGCTGAAGATGTCCTTTCCGAATTATATGAAATAGAAGCCAAAGTTTATGACATGCTTGATGCTAATGAAAAACAGGTTGCTTCTATGCTAAACAAAATAGCTGAATCTTTAAAGGAAAGTAAAGAAGAAAAAATTGACAGAAAAAAATAG
- a CDS encoding aldo/keto reductase: MITNEAIKLENGVEVPKLGLGVWMIPEEETEAAVKSAIAMGYRHIDTAQAYKNEAGVGAAVRNCGVPREELFVTSKIAAKNKSYESAMESIDESLSVMGLDYIDMMIIHSPQPWVEVNQSENRYFEENIQVWKALEDAYKAGKVKAIGLSNFLKVDIENILASCEVKPMVNQILSHITNTPFELIDYCKSVGIEIEAYSPIAHGLALQNEKIAKIAKKYGVSIPQLCIRYDWQLGMIVLPKTANPDHQKENMAIDFVISDEDMNTLKNMERIENYGEFGSFPIYGGKVQANREKLGQK; the protein is encoded by the coding sequence ATGATTACAAATGAAGCGATTAAATTAGAAAACGGTGTGGAAGTTCCAAAACTTGGCCTTGGTGTATGGATGATTCCAGAAGAAGAAACAGAAGCCGCAGTTAAATCTGCAATTGCTATGGGTTACCGTCATATTGATACTGCGCAAGCATATAAAAACGAAGCTGGTGTTGGTGCTGCTGTCAGAAATTGTGGAGTACCTCGGGAAGAACTATTTGTAACATCAAAAATTGCTGCAAAGAATAAATCTTATGAATCAGCAATGGAATCTATTGATGAGAGTTTAAGTGTAATGGGGCTTGATTATATTGACATGATGATTATTCACAGCCCACAGCCTTGGGTTGAAGTAAATCAATCTGAAAATAGATACTTTGAAGAAAATATACAAGTATGGAAAGCTCTTGAGGACGCTTATAAAGCGGGCAAGGTAAAAGCCATCGGACTATCTAATTTTCTTAAAGTGGACATTGAAAATATCTTGGCTAGTTGTGAAGTTAAACCAATGGTAAATCAAATCCTTTCACACATCACAAATACACCATTTGAACTTATTGATTACTGCAAATCAGTAGGCATTGAAATAGAAGCATACTCTCCTATTGCCCATGGTCTTGCACTTCAAAACGAAAAAATAGCTAAAATTGCAAAAAAATATGGTGTAAGCATTCCTCAACTTTGTATTCGTTATGATTGGCAACTTGGTATGATTGTATTACCAAAAACTGCTAATCCAGATCATCAAAAAGAAAATATGGCAATAGACTTTGTGATTAGTGATGAAGATATGAATACACTAAAAAATATGGAAAGAATTGAAAACTATGGTGAATTTGGATCTTTCCCTATATATGGTGGAAAAGTTCAAGCCAACAGGGAAAAACTAGGACAGAAATAG
- a CDS encoding DUF5067 domain-containing protein, which translates to MDTTGKSGKDIINPMSAWFASFPEGAIQDNDKNKVNKLEVAMHPDKNLVKDQMSKIKKDGTLSGAIAYRLTDLTTPVKLTAYKGIGGIELGSQEFAVK; encoded by the coding sequence ATAGATACTACTGGCAAAAGTGGGAAAGATATAATTAATCCAATGTCTGCTTGGTTTGCTTCATTCCCCGAAGGAGCAATTCAAGATAATGATAAAAATAAAGTGAATAAATTAGAAGTAGCAATGCATCCAGATAAAAACTTAGTAAAAGATCAAATGTCAAAAATTAAAAAAGATGGTACACTTTCTGGTGCTATAGCTTATAGACTAACTGACTTAACTACACCTGTAAAACTTACAGCTTATAAAGGTATTGGTGGTATCGAATTAGGTAGTCAAGAATTTGCTGTGAAATAA
- a CDS encoding PIN domain-containing protein, with amino-acid sequence MIRIKFRKKRYFVFVDYENVQGNFFEFIKELPKPLNINIFYSHNNGKMSLELVKMILKDKKNKYYFYKIDSRGKNALDFQLSTYLGSVIKRYPNDNFVIISKDSGFDYAIKFWNERSINIERIPIKIEVKNNKKVDKIEIVAGDINQKVKLSGEELHKKYREFVKQYGQDKGLLLYRKFKRKVK; translated from the coding sequence ATGATAAGAATTAAATTTAGAAAAAAGAGATATTTTGTTTTTGTTGACTATGAGAATGTACAGGGGAATTTTTTCGAATTCATAAAAGAGTTACCTAAGCCGTTGAACATTAATATTTTTTATTCTCATAATAATGGAAAAATGTCATTAGAATTGGTAAAAATGATATTGAAGGATAAGAAGAATAAGTACTATTTTTATAAAATAGATTCGAGAGGAAAAAACGCTCTTGATTTTCAATTGTCAACATATTTAGGTAGTGTAATAAAAAGATACCCGAATGATAATTTTGTTATAATTAGTAAAGATTCTGGATTTGATTATGCGATTAAATTTTGGAATGAAAGAAGTATTAATATAGAACGTATACCTATAAAGATTGAAGTGAAAAATAATAAAAAAGTAGATAAGATTGAAATAGTAGCAGGGGACATAAACCAAAAAGTTAAACTAAGTGGAGAGGAACTTCATAAAAAGTATAGGGAGTTTGTTAAACAATATGGTCAAGACAAAGGGTTATTATTATATAGGAAATTTAAGAGGAAAGTAAAATAA